A section of the Subtercola frigoramans genome encodes:
- a CDS encoding copper resistance CopC family protein: MALIFRSRVSRALMFALPAAGFIAVAMAIAPAGTASAHDYVVSSSPTADLTVTQLVSSVSVTFNDLVLDLSGDGSSSVVEVTGPDGGSTHFETGCASILGRVVSAPVALGAAGAYQVSWQVVSSDGHPVSGSFGFSYNPTESSTPSAGSATAPACGSAGGSSGAPVTALPTAGVGGASSAGGLSIDPWVILVIAGAIVLLAVGGVVVILVVSRRSARDSADDSRGNTAGDDA, translated from the coding sequence ATGGCTCTGATATTCCGGTCCCGCGTGAGCAGAGCGTTGATGTTCGCACTTCCTGCTGCGGGGTTCATTGCGGTGGCGATGGCGATCGCGCCCGCTGGAACAGCCAGCGCACACGACTATGTGGTGAGCAGTTCGCCGACCGCAGACTTGACCGTCACGCAGCTGGTCAGCTCGGTGAGCGTCACCTTCAACGATCTTGTGCTCGACCTCTCGGGCGACGGCTCCAGTTCGGTGGTGGAGGTGACCGGGCCAGACGGGGGATCCACTCACTTCGAGACGGGGTGTGCGAGCATCCTGGGCCGGGTGGTGAGCGCGCCGGTGGCGTTGGGGGCGGCGGGAGCGTACCAAGTGAGTTGGCAGGTGGTGTCGAGTGACGGGCATCCGGTGTCGGGGTCATTCGGGTTCAGCTACAACCCGACGGAGAGCAGTACTCCCTCGGCGGGGAGTGCCACGGCGCCGGCGTGCGGGTCGGCGGGCGGTTCCTCTGGTGCTCCGGTGACGGCGCTGCCGACAGCGGGCGTGGGCGGGGCGTCGTCTGCAGGCGGACTGAGTATCGACCCGTGGGTCATTCTCGTCATCGCGGGTGCGATCGTGCTGCTCGCTGTGGGCGGGGTCGTGGTGATCCTGGTTGTCTCGCGGAGATCGGCGCGCGACTCCGCCGACGACTCCCGCGGCAATACCGCCGGCGATGACGCGTAA